The Variovorax sp. PMC12 genome segment CAGATGGCCACCGGCACCTGCTCGGTCAGCGTCACGCGCAGCTTGTTCGGGAACTCGCGCCGCACCACCGCGCTGCGCACCCACGGCACCGACTCGAAGGCCGCGCGCGCGCGCAGCAGGTCGATGGTGAAGAAGTTGCCCTTGAGCTGCGGCGCCACGTTGGCGCGCAGCGTGACCGCGTTGTTGTGCGTGACCTCGCCGTCCACCTTGATGCCGACGATCGGGAAGAACGGCTGGCGCAGCACCCACCAGGCGCCCGCCGCAAGCAGCATGAGCGCCACCGCCGCGAACGCAAGGTTGGCGACGATGTTCATGAGCTTGACGTCGAAGGGCGCGGGGATGCTGTCAGCCATGGCTATAACGAGCCTCCCGTGGCGTCGAGCGTGGCCGAGGCCAGCACCCGCACGCAGAGTTCTTCGTAGGCGATGCCCGCGGCGCGGGCCGACATCGGCACCAGCGAGTGGCTGGTCATGCCGGGCGAGGTGTTCATCTCGAGCAGGAAGGGCTTGCGGTCGCTGGCGCGGATCATCACGTCGGCACGGCCCCAGCCGCGGCAGCCGAGCGTGCGGTAGGCGGCCAGCGTAATGCGCTGGATCTCGTGCTCTTCCGCCTCGGGCAGGCCACTCGGGCACTGGTACTTCACGTCGTCGGTGAAGTACTTGTTCTGGTAGTCGTAGGCGCCTTCGGGCGCGGCGATGCGCACCACAGGCAGCGCACGCGCGTCGAGCCCGTGGCCAAGCACGGCGCAGGTCACTTCCTCGCCTTCGATGAACTCTTCGCAGAGCACGTCTGCGTCGTACTTGGCCGAGAGCGTGATCGCGTCCTGCATCTGGGAGTAGCCCTCGACCTTGGTCACGCCGATGGACGAGCCCTCGCGCGGCGGCTTCACGATCAGCGGCAGGCCGAGCACGTCAGGCACGGCCATGACCTGCTCGCGGCTTTGCTGGTCGAAGGCCAGGCGCACGTACTTGGGCGTGGGCAGGCCGTCGGCCTGCCAGATGCGCTTGGTCATGACCTTGTCCATGGCCACGCTGGAAGCCATCACGCCCGAGCCGGTGTAGGGAATGCCGAGCAGCTCGAGCGCGCCCTGCACCGTGCCGTCCTCGCCGTGGCGGCCGTGCAGCGCGACGAAGCAGCGCGCGAAGCCTTCGCGCTTGAGATCGGCCAGCTCGCGCTGCGAGGGGTCGAAGGCATGCGCGTCGACGCCGCGCGAGCGCAGGGCTTCGAGCACGCCAGTGCCCGACATCAACGAGATTTCGCGTTCGGCGGAACTGCCGCCGAACAGCACGGCGACCTTGCCGAAGAGTTTGGGATCCTGAAGGCTCATGCGGCCCTCCCTTGGCGCGAATCGCGCTGCGATGTTGAGGGCGTGGCGCCCAGTTCGACCACCTTGGCCGGCACCGCGCCGATGGACCCGGCGCCCATCGAGAGCACCACGTCGCCCGGGCGGGCGTTGTCGAGAATGGCTTGCGGCATGGCGGCGATGTCGTCGACGAACACCGGCTCGACCTTGCCCGCCACGCGCAGCGCGCGTGCCAGCGTGCGGCCGTCCGCGGCCACGATGGGCGCCTCGCCGGCGGCATAGACCTCGCCGAGCAGCACCGCGTCGGCCGTGCCGATGACCTTGACGAAGTCCTCGAAGCAGTCGCGCGTGCGGGTGTAGCGGTGCGGCTGGAAGGCCAGCACCAGCCGGCGCCCCGGGAAGGCGCCGCGCGCGGCCGCGATGGTGGCCGCCATTTCCACGGGGTGATGGCCGTAGTCGTCGATGACGGTGAAGGTGCCGGCAGCAGCGGCGTCGCCGCCCTGCACCGCCACGTCGCCGTAGCTCTGGAAGCGGCGGCCCACGCCCTTGAAGCCCGCCAGGCCGCGCTGCACGGCCTCGTCGG includes the following:
- a CDS encoding D-alanine--D-alanine ligase, producing MSLQDPKLFGKVAVLFGGSSAEREISLMSGTGVLEALRSRGVDAHAFDPSQRELADLKREGFARCFVALHGRHGEDGTVQGALELLGIPYTGSGVMASSVAMDKVMTKRIWQADGLPTPKYVRLAFDQQSREQVMAVPDVLGLPLIVKPPREGSSIGVTKVEGYSQMQDAITLSAKYDADVLCEEFIEGEEVTCAVLGHGLDARALPVVRIAAPEGAYDYQNKYFTDDVKYQCPSGLPEAEEHEIQRITLAAYRTLGCRGWGRADVMIRASDRKPFLLEMNTSPGMTSHSLVPMSARAAGIAYEELCVRVLASATLDATGGSL